One Papaver somniferum cultivar HN1 chromosome 10, ASM357369v1, whole genome shotgun sequence genomic window carries:
- the LOC113319447 gene encoding pentatricopeptide repeat-containing protein At5g46100-like, translating to MGLKTATKWPKQINPALVQKLILRERDIQKAVIIFDSATTEYANGFRHDQNTFSVMISKLASANQFRSAEDLLDRMKKEKCNLTEDIFLSVCRAYGRVHRPLDSLRIFHKMKDLQCERTKKSYVTVFSILVSENQLKVAQKFHRDMKEEGISPNVAFLDVLIKALSMNKSTIDAALAVFKEMPDKGHIPDSYTYGTLISGLCKLGMVDEAKRLFKDMETKGCSPTVITYTCLIHSLCRSSNLGEAMKLLKEMGSKGIEPNVVTFSSLMDGLCQGGRSLEALELLANMIAKRLTPNVITYSSLINGLLKEGKLQEAVEILDRMKLQGLRPDVVLYSNLVTCLCECSKFREAANFLDEMVLGKVSPGCVTWGLHIKMHNMVVQGLCEKDLGRAFQVYLSMRTRGISRNQSTYSSLVDCFCSTGDARKAYRVIHEMVLDGFVPDEATWNAIVSGFLCRKKVHEAAELVQLELVGEFLKPMV from the coding sequence ATGGGACTCAAGACAGCGACCAAATGGCCAAAGCAAATCAATCCAGCCTTAGTTCAGAAGTTGATTCTGCGGGAACGAGATATTCAGAAAGCGGTCATCATATTTGATTCAGCCACAACAGAGTACGCTAATGGATTTCGACATGATCAGAATACTTTTAGCGTAATGATTTCTAAATTAGCTTCTGCCAACCAGTTCAGGTCAGCTGAGGACCTCCTCGAtaggatgaagaaagagaaatgTAACTTAACCGAAGACATATTTCTCTCTGTCTGCAGAGCATATGGACGGGTTCACAGGCCTTTGGACTCCCTTAGGATTTTTCACAAAATGAAGGATTTGCAGTGCGAGCGCACTAAAAAATCTTACGTTACAGTGTTTTCCATACTTGTTTCTGAAAACCAGTTAAAGGTGGCCCAAAAGTTCCATAGAGATATGAAAGAAGAGGGTATTTCACCAAATGTCGCTTTCCTCGATGTTTTGATTAAGGCCCTCAGCATGAACAAGAGTACCATAGATGCAGCACTTGCAGTGTTCAAAGAAATGCCTGATAAGGGGCATATTCCTGATTCTTACACATATGGTACACTTATCAGTGGCTTATGTAAATTGGGGATGGTTGATGAAGCAAAAAGGCTGTTCAAAGATATGGAGACAAAAGGTTGTTCACCCACAGTTATTACTTATACCTGCTTGATACATAGTTTATGCCGTTCTAGCAACTTGGGTGAAGCAATGAAATTGCTAAAAGAGATGGGTAGCAAAGGAATTGAACCCAATGTAGTTACATTCAGTTCTCTAATGGATGGTCTGTGTCAAGGTGGCCGTTCATTAGAAGCCCTCGAGCTACTGGCAAATATGATAGCTAAGCGCCTTACTCCAAACGTGATAACTTACAGTTCATTAATTAACGGACTATTGAAAGAAGGGAAACTTCAAGAAGCAGTAGAGATTCTTGACAGAATGAAACTTCAAGGATTGAGACCGGATGTAGTGTTGTACAGTAACCTCGTAACCTGTCTATGTGAGTGCTCTAAGTTTCGCGAGGCTGCAAACTTCCTCGATGAGATGGTCCTTGGTAAAGTCTCACCTGGATGTGTAACTTGGGGTCTTCACATTAAGATGCATAATATGGTAGTACAGGGGCTGTGTGAGAAAGATCTGGGTCGAGCTTTTCAAGTGTACTTGAGTATGCGAACTCGAGGCATTTCACGTAACCAGTCAACTTATAGTTCTCTGGTAGATTGTTTTTGTTCGACAGGAGATGCTCGGAAAGCTTATCGTGTAATTCATGAAATGGTGCTTGATGGGTTTGTTCCCGATGAGGCCACATGGAATGCTATTGTAAGTGGATTCTTGTGCCGAAAGAAAGTGCATGAAGCTGCTGAGTTAGTACAGCTCGAGTTGGTGGGAGAGTTTCTTAAGCctatggtgtaa
- the LOC113319448 gene encoding protein DMP4-like, whose translation MEIKVENEESRHIDEQTQPLLEENKFVLCAEEQTPIQKAINQTFRSTAQLANLLPTGSVLAFQLLAPIFTNQGQCDVVSQTMTASLLILCGLSCFFLCFTDSFRAQNDKVLYGVATFRGLYIIDGSCCMMPEVAARYRLRFMDFVHAFMSVLVFGAVALFDQNVVKCFYPTPSDEVKELLTNLPVGIGVLCSMMFVAFPTERHGIGFPLSAK comes from the coding sequence ATGGAGATTAAAGTAGAGAACGAGGAATCTAGGCACATCGATGAACAAACGCAGCCCCTTTTAGAAGAGAACAAATTTGTATTATGTGCTGAAGAACAGACCCCGATACAGAAGGCCATAAACCAAACGTTCAGAAGCACTGCTCAGTTAGCCAATCTCCTCCCTACAGGTTCTGTTCTTGCATTCCAACTTCTAGCACCAATTTTCACAAACCAAGGTCAGTGTGATGTAGTCAGCCAGACAATGACAGCGTCTCTTCTGATCCTCTGTGGACTCTCGTGTTTCTTCTTATGTTTCACTGATAGCTTTAGGGCTCAAAACGATAAGGTACTTTACGGGGTTGCAACTTTTCGAGGATTGTACATTATTGATGGCTCTTGCTGCATGATGCCTGAAGTGGCAGCACGATACCGTTTAAGGTTTATGGATTTCGTGCATGCTTTCATGTCTGTTCTGGTATTCGGAGCTGTTGCCTTGTTTGATCAGAATGTTGTGAAGTGCTTCTACCCAACACCATCAGATGAAGTCAAGGAGCTCCTTACGAACTTACCAGTCGGTATTGGTGTCCTTTGCAGTATGATGTTTGTTGCATTCCCTACCGAACGCCACGGGATCGGCTTTCCCCTCTCTGCTAAGTAA
- the LOC113315730 gene encoding uncharacterized protein LOC113315730 — MYGLLEKVVSSQQGAFVKGRCIQEKIMLVSEMVYELDIKRRGERPVGFFSVSRGLRQGDPLSPILFVIAEDVLSSNLSKLVQDKNIVPMMKSKMFLGGVTDLRKQQIAKEFQIPLSSFPDKYLGVILKPGMVRPDTIWGVVEMLQNRLSSWVGQLLAFKDIITLVKSVLNNIPIYNMSVYKWHASVIKTCERMLRNFLWTGDPSTRKMVTIKWDKVCAPLEEGGLGLKRLSVINKALLMKLLWKILNSEEE, encoded by the exons ATGTATGGATTGCTAGAGAAAGTTGTTTCATCTCAACAAGGAGCTTTTGTAAAAGGAAGGTGTATCCAAGAGAAAATAATGCTTGTTTCTGAGATGGTATATGAGCTGGATATTAAAAGAAGGGGAG AGAGGCCAGTTGGATTCTTCTCAGTTAGTAGGGGATTGAGACAGGGTGACCCATTGTCACCAATTCTTTTTGTTATTGCTGAAGATGTTCTAAGTAGTAATTTGAGTAAACTAGTACAGGACAAGAATATAGTACCAATG ATGAAGAGTAAAATGTTTTTGGGAGGAGTTACAGATTTAAGAAAGCAGCAAATAGCAAAAGAGTTTCAAATTCCACTCTCCAGTTTCCCAGATAAGTACTTAGGTGTGATACTGAAACCAGGAATGGTAAGACCAGATACTATTTGGGGGGTTGTTGAAATGTTACAGAATAGACTATCAAGCTGGGTGGGTCAGTTATTGGCTTTCAAGGATATAATCACTTTGGTGAAATCAGTTTTGAACAACATTCCAATTTATAATATGTCAGTGTATAAGTGGCATGCTAGTGTAATCAAAACATGTGAAAGAATGCTGAGAAATTTTCTATGGACTGGTGATCCTTCAACAAGAAAGATGGTCACTATAAAGTGGGATAAAGTATGTGCTCCATTGGAAGAAGGAGGGTTGGGTTTGAAGAGGTTGAGTGTTATAAATAAGGCTTTATTGATGAAATTGTTATGGAAGATTTTGAACTCTGAAGAAGAATGA